Below is a window of Blastopirellula marina DNA.
CGCTAGGAGAATCGTCTGAAGTTATTGTGCATCAGCCGCAAGATCAAAAAGCCAATGCGTTTTTGACTTCAACTCAGGACAATCACGCGATCATTCTGAATCGCCATCTGTGCGATGCCGACTTGGTGGTTCCGATCGATGTGGCACGAAGCCATGAAGGATTTGGTTATTTCGGACCGTTCTCCTCCGTGTTTCCGACCTACTCGGATATCGATACGCAAAAGCGATGGCACTCACCGCTCTTTGTCACCCGCAAGCAGCGCATGAAGCGTCGGATTGCTGAGGTAGAGGAGATTCGCCAACTGTTGGGGATTGTTTACAACTGTTTGTTGGTGCCGGCTCGGGGTGGCGGATTTGCAGCGGTCATCTTTGGTGAAGCTGGGCATGTCGAAACGGAAGCAAACCTGCAACTCCAGCAACATTGGCAGCCGCACGTGCCTAACATGGCAGGGGTCGTCATCGCTTTGATCACCGGCGGCCAAGCAGGACAGACTTGGGAAAACGCTGCCCGAGCGCTGGCCAATGTCGAACATCTGGTCCGCCCCGATGGGGCAATCATCCTAGCGACCGAGATTCGTCAACGGCCGGGCGTCGCGATGTCGCAAATGGCAGAATCATTAGAATTCACCGACTTTGAGTCGCAGATGCGGAAGTCACGTCACGAAGACGCCGCGATCGCACTCCAGTTCGCGCGAACGTTAGCTCAGTGTAAGGTCTACATCCGCACCTCATTGCCGGAAGCGGTCATGGACGATCTCGATATGATTCCAGTTCAATCGGACGAAGAGTGCCGTAAGATCTGCGAGCACTATCAAGACGTCGTCGTTGTGCATGACGCCCAGAACATGTCGGTCCGCGTGGCGGATTCGACGGTCTCTTCGTAAACCTCTGCCCAGCCAAGTATTGATGTCTGACCATTGTGCCCAATTATCGTGGACCGCTTCGCCGTTTTCAACGTGGATCGAAATCAGCGGTCCAAGTCATCTGCGATTCATTCAAGGTCTGTGCACGAATGATGTTGTCGTGCTGGAATCAGGGAGCGGCTGCGAAGCATTTTTCCCAACGGTTCAGGGGAAGATTCTTGCGCATGGGTTTGTTTATAAGTCGGACGATCGGCTTGAGTTTCTAGGTCTTGGCGATCAATCGCCAGGTTTATTGCCTCACTTGCAGAAGTATTCGATGATCGAAGACGTCGAAGTTAACGATCGGAGTACTCAGGGAAACGCGATCTTTGTGTGGGGCGAGGGACTTGAGGCTTGCCTCCAAGAACTCCTCGGAAGCGAAGTTACATTGGGAACCTCGCAACACGGCACGATCACGTGGGAAGGGGCAACACTCCGCCTCTTCCGTATATCCGTCGTTGGCAAACCTTCGGTTGAAATCCGCGGCGAGCAAGCAGAAGCATTCGGCACGCGCTTATCCGAATGTGGCGCTACCAGCGTCGGCATCGAAGTGTTTCAGCGAGATCGAATTGTGAATCGCTTTCCATGGCATGGCGTCGACATATCTGCGGAACACTTAGCCCAGGAAGCGAATCGAGATGACTTGGCGATCAGTTTCAAGAAGGGATGTTACTTGGGACAGGAGACGATTGCCCGTATCGACGCTCTCGGACATGTGAACAAGAAGTTGGTCGCTGTTCAACTGCCCAAGCAGGTGGAAGAACTACCGCTTGCAATCAAGGTCGAGGAGAAAGAAGTCGGCCAAGTCGTGTCCGCTGCAGAGCTTGATGGACAAACACGCGGACTCGCAATGATCCGACGAAGCCACAATGCTGCGGGCACGAAGATCGAGTGCGAGTTGGGAACAGTCGAGGTCCTGTAGCCTGACTAGGAGGTTGCGTTTGTGAGGTCGAATCCGAGTTCGGCCCGTTCTTCACGCACGATGGAGTCGATGTCTTTTCGAGCTGCAAAGAATGCGGCCACCACTTCGGGGTCCCACTGGGTGCCGGATCCCTCTTGGAAAATTTTGTCGACACGCTCGGCGGGCATGCCCTTACGATAGGGACGATCGCTCGACATGGCATCGTAGGAGTCGGCTACGGCCGCGATGCGGGCCATCAATGGAATCGATTCGCCGGCAAGACCGTGTGGGTAGCCATTGCCGTCCCACTGCTCGTGATGATGCAACACGACTGGGAGAACATCTTCCAGTTGTTTCAGACCAGCCAGAATGTTGTAGCCCAACTCTGGGTGCAGCTTGATATGCTCGTACTCTTCATCGGTCAGCCGCCCTGGTTTGCGGAGGACGCTGTCGTCGATGCCAATCTTGCCGACATCGTGTAATAGTCCGGCCATGTACATCAAGTTCAAGTCGCGTTCGTCCATGCCGAGTTCTTTGGCCAAACGAACACCCAAACGAGCAACTCGATCGCTATGACCGCAGGTATACGGGTCTTTCGCGTCGATGGCAGAGGTCATTGCTCGGACCACACTAGTGACGAATTCGGATTGCCGACGATAGAGTTCAATATTGCCGCTGTGAATGCCAAGGATTGTTCCAACGCTACTCAGCAGACTGGCCTCGACGGTACCGAAACCTTTGTCTTCATTGTGATTGAATGCGAATAGCCAACCGAAGACATTTTCGCCTTCGATGAGCGGCACTGCGATAATTTGTCGTATCGCAGGAAAGGGCCAATCCGGACGTTCGGTGATCCGTTGATTGGCGACAAAGGCCGATCGCTTTTGATTCAGATTCAAATACTGAATCAATTGACTCAGCATCGTTGTGTCTGCTGGGCATTCGCCTGCGGTCAGTTGCGGTGAAGCGTAAGCCGTGCTGGCAAGATCATTCGAGTTTTTCTTGACGCCCGGTTGCTGGAACAGAATCGAGAGACCACGGCATGGAATCACTTCCAATAGCCAGTTCAAAGCCAGGTCGCCAAGCTGTGAGTCACTGCTTGAGATTCGCAGGTTTTGGGTCAGGCCGTAGAGTAGGCTGATTTCTTCATAGGTGGAGGACAGGCTGTCAGAGACCTTATCAATCTCCTCAGTCAGACGGACAATTTCTGTCTCTGCACCTATCTTGCCGACTACGACTGCGGCCATGCGTTCTAAGGCTGGGATCGTCCATTCGGCTTGGTTGTTATACCAGTGCTTTGCTTCTTCTGGCGAGCTGCCAATCAACTTGCCGACCTGTGAGAAGTCGACTGCAGCGTTAGAAGATGTCGCTAAGCGGAAAGGTGCACTGGCGATTAAATCTTGGGCACCGTCGCGTAACGGTAAACTAAGTAGTGCGCAGCCGTTTTCTTCAGCAACGATTGTCGCGGTACCTTCCCGCACGATTCCGGGGCTTAGGCTGGCTAAGAGATCCTCGTCGCCATCATGATGACCATCGGCGGAAATTAAGAGCTCGCCCGAGTTGCCATCGCGCAGGCAAAACGAGACGCCAAAGTAGTTCCGCAATTCCGTGCTCAACTGCTTCAAGCGGTGACGTACAGCCGGCACAAACGTACCAACGGCATTCCCGGTAAGCGACATTGAGGCGGGTGGCAACGACATACGAACAAATCCTGACAGCGTAACTGGACAAACGTTGGATGTTGGCAAGACATCGTTCAAATGTAGGTCACTCTGAGGAGCTTGGCTCCTCGCCGACGCATGAGCGTTATCTCTAGTTGTCGGCTACGGTTTCGAGAGTACTTGTGCATTGCGCCTGTCACATCGACGTTCTCTTACGGAACCCCATATCAGGGCTATCGGATTTTACGAAAACTCCTAATATGCGGATGTCTATCCCGAGCGAACTCGTTCATGCGAGGGGGTGAGAGAATCGATATCAGGGGGTATCGATGCATGTATCGGAAACCCGCGAATAGGAATCCCCCTGAATAAGCTGTTTCCTTTTTTGCGCATTAAAATCCCATTTGGCCATGTCTTTACGTTTACCTTTGTTGATAACGGGCGTGCCCGGAGTGCCTGGATACAACGCCTTGTTCCACTTCGGCCATAAATTCCCAGGACAAGTCGTTGGTTTGCGTCCCACCGACAACTGGCGTCTAGAAGGGGATCATGTTGTTGCATGCGACATGGAAGATGTCGATTCTCTGAAGCGATTGTTTGATGAACACCAATTTGGATCGGTGCTTCATTGTGCGGGAAGCTGTGCCCTGAAGTCGTGCGAGCTTGACCCTGCCATGGCCTGGCGAATCAATCTCGAAGGTACGCGGAATCTGTTGCATATCCTTGAAGGTACTGACACACGGCTAGTTCATTTGTCGATTGACCTCGTTTTCAGCGGCATCGGCGAAGGAGACATGCTCGAGACCGACAGCACCGACCCGGTCACGGTTTACGGCAAGACCATGGCCGCAGCGGAAAGCTTAGTCTCGTTGATGCGTCCCGATGCAACGATCTTGCGAATCTCGCTGCCAATGGGTGTCAGCTTCAACGGACATGCCGGGGCGATCGACTGGATTCAATCTCGCTTTAAGAAGCAGCGTCCGGCTACGCTTTACTTTGACGAAGTGCGTACCCCAACCTATACGGACTGCATGAATCTGGCGTTTGAAGAGATACTGTCTCGACCGCTACCAGGGATTTATCATGCCGGCGGACCAACCAGTTTGAGCCTTTACGAGATCGCCCAGATCGTGAATCGTGTCGGCGGATATGACCCAGACCTTTTGATGGGATGCATGCGAATTGAGGCGGGCCCAATTCCGCCTCGGGCCGGGAATGTATCGATGAACTCGGCCAAGTTAGTCGAGCATCTTGGCTTCGAGCCGTTTCATTCCTGGCCGTACGATTTGCGATATATCCCGACCGATCGCGAGTGGCATTACGATCGCTCGGCCGAAGAAGAGGGCAGTCCGGAATTGTTAGAGCGAATCCTGTACTGCAATCCGCTTCGCGAAAACGAAATCATACGGCCTCCCTTTGTTCGCTAGGGAGGCCGTATTCTGACGCGATTAGGGTAGTCGCCAACCAACTGCCACTACGTCAGTGGTTGCGGGAATTCCGGATTCAAGAATCGTCCATTCTCGCTGATCACTTCGCCGTCGGCCAAGATTTGACCACCACTTCGCAAGTCGCACACCATGTCCCAATGCAGACCAGATTCGTTCGTACCGCCTGATTCGGGATATGCGGCACCAACGGCGGCATGGAAGGTTCCGCCTATCTTTTCATCGAACAGCGTATTCTTCGTGTATTGCTGGATCGCGTAGTTTGTGCCGATCGCAATTTCACCGAGGATACGGGCACCGGCGTCTTGATCGAGCATAGCGATGAGGAACTCTTCCCCTTTATTCGCTTTCGCATCGACGACCCGACCATCCTTAAAGGTTAGTTCAATGCCGTCTGACTCTCGACCGCCATGAACGGCCGGAAAGCTGTACTTAACGATCCCCTGCGTGGCCGTTTCGATCGGCCCAGTGAAGACTTCACCATCAGGGAAGTTCTCGTGCCCGTCGCAGTTGATCCACTTGCGTCCTTCGATGCCCAGTGTCAGGTCAGTACCTTGCGGAGTGACGAACCGCAATTCTTTCTTCGTCATAAGGAAATCAGCTAACTTCTGCTGGCTGATGCTTAGCTTCTTCCAAATTGCTACTGGATCTGGCTCGTGCAGAAATCCAGATCGGAAAACGAAATCCTCGTACTCCGACAGCGACATTTCGGCGTCTTGCGCAGAGGATTCACAGGGGAATTGCGTACCGACCCAATTCAACGAGCCATCGGCGGCACGGCCGAGGAACTTCTTGAAATAGGTCTTCCGCGACTGACTCAGTAGCGAGCTTCGTTGCGGCGGAATGGAGGAGAGGGCTTTTGTGTTCTTCTGCCCCCAAAGACCGATGGAACAGTCAATCGTATCGACTGCATGCAACAAGAGCGGGTTCTCGAACAGCAACTGTTCGTCGGAGCCATCTTCGAGCAAGATTCGCTTGCATTCGTCGGGAATGACGCTGACTTCGGCGTGAGCTCCAGCCCGAATGACTTCACGGTAGATGGCGATCACTAACGGTTCCGAAACGGTCGGTCCTGTGATACGCACCAATTGGCCAGGCTTCACTTTTCCAGAGTACTTCACCAAAACCTGGGCCAGCTTTTCGTAGCGAGGATCCATTGAGACCGTTACCTTTCCGAGGTCATAACAAAGATGTGAGTGCGACGGTGGGGCGGCGCGAAAAGAGGATTTCGTCGGACTCTCACCGACGCGACATTAAGAAAACAAGCAAGGCCCACGGCATCATAGCGATCGCCACCGCAGCTATTTGAAGCGACTTTGGTGCTCGACGTTTTCGTCGAGACTGAACGATCGGCGTCAGGAGTCCGCCGACGCTTCCTGTGACAACCGCGGTGAAGAGGAGAAGATCCGAGAATGCCAGAAGCGTATCTCTGGGACCGCCTGCCAATTGCCATGCGGCAACCGAGAACCACATCAACAATACACCGATGACAAATACCAGAGTCGCAAAGATGCAGAGACTCCAAAAGATTGTCAACGATTCAATCGCTTGCGACTCGCCCGGAGGTGCATGAGCCTCTGGGCGGGCCAGCTTTTTCTGACTGCGCCGCTTTTTGGACACGATGAGTTCCGAACTGCACAAATGGGGAGGTGAATTAGTTCTCCCCAAGTATGTCGCTGCCAGCTAATTTGGTCAACAAGTTGCCCTCAGCAGGGCAGGGTTCAATTAGCTGAGCCAACTCATCGTCGGTGCGACGGATTATTAAAGTCCATAGTAATGGACGTCAATCTTGCCGCAGTCCTTGAAGACCATTTTGATCTTGAAACCACAGCACCATTCGTATTCGACGATACCACGCTTGAACAAACCGCATCGGCTGGTGATGCAAGGAATGCCTTCGCAGCAGGAAGGAAGACAAACGGGCACATCGACATAACAGTTACAGCGAGGATCGGTCACCTGCAGAATGGCTTCGGTCGGCGGGCCGCAAGCGCAAGGGCATGCCTTTTTGACGAACAAGCGATGCGTCTTGTACCGGAAACAAGGTTCGTAGCAGCATGGTTTTGGTGGTACGGGAGCGCAGCACGTGGGCTCTACCGACTTCGCAGCTTGCGAAGAGCTGGCGGATGCCAACAGGACCACAGCGGCGAAAAAGACCGGTAGCGTCCTAGTGAATTTCATCATGATGGCAAACTCCTGATTGCAATTAGGCGAGATGGCGAAATCCTTCCGCACGCGATGCGATCGTGTATTCAAGCGAACGCGAACATCATCTTCCAGCCTAACATCTCTCGCTGCCTGAGCAACTGGGGACTCTGCATCGACTTTGTCAGAGGAAAATTGCGAAATCACATTTATCTACCGCACTAGTAGCAGTTTCATCATTTTCGGCGGATTCTTTTGCCTGAGGGGTGGTTTCGACCTACGTTTTCAATGGTGGTTGCTGAACCAGCATTGCCACCCTCCTCATAGACAGCGGGAAACGAGCGTTTTCCCATTTGGAACTTTTCCGACTTGGCCCAGTTTTCGGGCAACTTTTTCCAGAGTGACCTATGGCCGAGTTCCCTCCAGGTGATAGGCGGAAGGCAGGGTTGACGTGAATGCTCACGCAATGGCTCCCGTGATGAGCCCCGACTACACGCCGCTCGATCAAGCGCTTAGCCAACTCCGTCATCACAACGGAGAACTGGAGAAGTTTATTGATGGGCTGCTCAACGAGATTGCCAACCTGGGCCAAGACGTCGAGTCGCGCGCAAATGAATTGATGAAGGCGCGGCGTCAACTCGATCATACGGCTCAGACTTCACTTCACCTGAGTGAAGAGAATCAGCGTCTCAATCAACTCATCGAGCAACATAATGAAGCGATCGCACAGGCAAATGCTGAAATTGCGCAGCTTCAACAGCAAGTATCGGAAGCGAAAGCGGCCGTACCATCCATTCAAAACGACCCCG
It encodes the following:
- a CDS encoding lactate racemase domain-containing protein, which translates into the protein MSIATPFGDNARSTCDIDPQMVLANLQADYPAAQDPQQAILDALTNPVGYPDLAHASVPGDVVLFVFGKDVGDYLPTVSAIVSYAQFAEMNDRTFQFLLPHETLSPVVEQLKQAITPLGESSEVIVHQPQDQKANAFLTSTQDNHAIILNRHLCDADLVVPIDVARSHEGFGYFGPFSSVFPTYSDIDTQKRWHSPLFVTRKQRMKRRIAEVEEIRQLLGIVYNCLLVPARGGGFAAVIFGEAGHVETEANLQLQQHWQPHVPNMAGVVIALITGGQAGQTWENAARALANVEHLVRPDGAIILATEIRQRPGVAMSQMAESLEFTDFESQMRKSRHEDAAIALQFARTLAQCKVYIRTSLPEAVMDDLDMIPVQSDEECRKICEHYQDVVVVHDAQNMSVRVADSTVSS
- a CDS encoding YgfZ/GcvT domain-containing protein, whose product is MSDHCAQLSWTASPFSTWIEISGPSHLRFIQGLCTNDVVVLESGSGCEAFFPTVQGKILAHGFVYKSDDRLEFLGLGDQSPGLLPHLQKYSMIEDVEVNDRSTQGNAIFVWGEGLEACLQELLGSEVTLGTSQHGTITWEGATLRLFRISVVGKPSVEIRGEQAEAFGTRLSECGATSVGIEVFQRDRIVNRFPWHGVDISAEHLAQEANRDDLAISFKKGCYLGQETIARIDALGHVNKKLVAVQLPKQVEELPLAIKVEEKEVGQVVSAAELDGQTRGLAMIRRSHNAAGTKIECELGTVEVL
- a CDS encoding HD domain-containing phosphohydrolase encodes the protein MSLPPASMSLTGNAVGTFVPAVRHRLKQLSTELRNYFGVSFCLRDGNSGELLISADGHHDGDEDLLASLSPGIVREGTATIVAEENGCALLSLPLRDGAQDLIASAPFRLATSSNAAVDFSQVGKLIGSSPEEAKHWYNNQAEWTIPALERMAAVVVGKIGAETEIVRLTEEIDKVSDSLSSTYEEISLLYGLTQNLRISSSDSQLGDLALNWLLEVIPCRGLSILFQQPGVKKNSNDLASTAYASPQLTAGECPADTTMLSQLIQYLNLNQKRSAFVANQRITERPDWPFPAIRQIIAVPLIEGENVFGWLFAFNHNEDKGFGTVEASLLSSVGTILGIHSGNIELYRRQSEFVTSVVRAMTSAIDAKDPYTCGHSDRVARLGVRLAKELGMDERDLNLMYMAGLLHDVGKIGIDDSVLRKPGRLTDEEYEHIKLHPELGYNILAGLKQLEDVLPVVLHHHEQWDGNGYPHGLAGESIPLMARIAAVADSYDAMSSDRPYRKGMPAERVDKIFQEGSGTQWDPEVVAAFFAARKDIDSIVREERAELGFDLTNATS
- a CDS encoding SDR family oxidoreductase, which gives rise to MSLRLPLLITGVPGVPGYNALFHFGHKFPGQVVGLRPTDNWRLEGDHVVACDMEDVDSLKRLFDEHQFGSVLHCAGSCALKSCELDPAMAWRINLEGTRNLLHILEGTDTRLVHLSIDLVFSGIGEGDMLETDSTDPVTVYGKTMAAAESLVSLMRPDATILRISLPMGVSFNGHAGAIDWIQSRFKKQRPATLYFDEVRTPTYTDCMNLAFEEILSRPLPGIYHAGGPTSLSLYEIAQIVNRVGGYDPDLLMGCMRIEAGPIPPRAGNVSMNSAKLVEHLGFEPFHSWPYDLRYIPTDREWHYDRSAEEEGSPELLERILYCNPLRENEIIRPPFVR
- a CDS encoding aminopeptidase, yielding MDPRYEKLAQVLVKYSGKVKPGQLVRITGPTVSEPLVIAIYREVIRAGAHAEVSVIPDECKRILLEDGSDEQLLFENPLLLHAVDTIDCSIGLWGQKNTKALSSIPPQRSSLLSQSRKTYFKKFLGRAADGSLNWVGTQFPCESSAQDAEMSLSEYEDFVFRSGFLHEPDPVAIWKKLSISQQKLADFLMTKKELRFVTPQGTDLTLGIEGRKWINCDGHENFPDGEVFTGPIETATQGIVKYSFPAVHGGRESDGIELTFKDGRVVDAKANKGEEFLIAMLDQDAGARILGEIAIGTNYAIQQYTKNTLFDEKIGGTFHAAVGAAYPESGGTNESGLHWDMVCDLRSGGQILADGEVISENGRFLNPEFPQPLT